Proteins from one Pontibacter korlensis genomic window:
- a CDS encoding DEAD/DEAH box helicase: MKQRKCLQMNNHEKLLSNVVEGKRSWAEVKSVLSEYNVHDSQAGKKDTRGGKLFEVFTKYYFLASPTESCNFRNVWLFEETPILVRKKLNLGSVDYGVDLVLEDAHSNYWVVQCKFRNDETSSLNWSSDKIANLFAYCPDAYGYIVFSNAANLDAVSRTRYSNRFSFYSAADLYALEKHTILEICRRLTGQPPKARKHLEPLPHQLEAINSCVKRFEHEERGQLILPCGAGKTLTALWIKEKLNSHNTLVLVPSLALLRQLKNDWAKERITSYQYLCVCSEDTINQDVDGDDTTVTNTYELGINVTTDPAEIKQFLLIGEEERVIFSTYHSLSSISEAICGTSFQFDLIFCDEAHKTAGVGMNKFSLVHDNTKVPSQRRLYATATPRIVKESLKKKLGEDLKYAYDMNDPETFGEEFYRMTFKEAIESDILVDYKIIAIGVKDAELKKYIDERRFVDTKVTVDEMANNYALEHIMSRYGASHALTFHSRVALAENFSTRHRNLFPDTIAYSVNGKQTTSHRNLVLEEFKRSEKAVVSNARCLTEGVDVPTIDLVYFCDPKSSKVDIVQAVGRALRKNRINPDSKKEGLVVVPVFHSDRDSVGESISNSSFKNLLQVIRSLCDQDERLQDEINRLALGKGRRNSGKISIEDAFFSEEQGVILLEGFEQKLKDSLFGQIVERASNNWDLFFLQLQEYISEHNEYPNEKESPELYRWVAQQRVRRKSGALKNEEIRKLDSIDFIWDQQEWKWNRMYEELVNYAVSNEFEPSKEEEPELYKWYKVVKAQVAKGKLRKDRLERFNRIAFSGSSIDRKWASQYERLVQFRKQNPERWPRYDRNHTGSEESKLGVFCQMVRKGFKNNDLSTYWFDMLAKIDFSFEGGADTWNRYYNEVKEQIASKDKLSVDDIGVNAYTWLTRNHKKLQEGSLSDGRAKKIQELGLDRFFITWDEVFDRVRLFVEVNGRTPTYKADKQLYSWLQSQRTRYQNGNLHPEQIEKLGSVKFDLEGQGKEANEQKWLYKLDSYQSFLEQNGREPSYFNGEGEKQLYNWAAAQRAAMAGNLRNRKPLSEFRVERLNAINFNWVGEGRKGANWNDKFKEFRDFVSREGLQNLPSIVDGKPFGIYRWWYRQITAYKQGNLDQGQVECFLELGINLAKVVGVEETDDKARRYEGRVVEVT; the protein is encoded by the coding sequence ATGAAACAACGGAAGTGCCTGCAGATGAACAACCATGAGAAATTATTGTCTAATGTAGTTGAGGGAAAGAGGTCTTGGGCCGAAGTCAAGTCTGTCCTTTCCGAATATAATGTGCACGATTCCCAAGCGGGTAAAAAGGACACAAGGGGAGGAAAGCTGTTTGAAGTATTCACCAAGTACTACTTCCTTGCCTCACCCACAGAATCATGTAACTTCAGAAACGTATGGCTGTTTGAGGAGACTCCTATCCTTGTCCGAAAGAAGCTAAACTTGGGTAGCGTTGATTACGGTGTAGACCTGGTGCTTGAAGATGCCCACTCAAACTATTGGGTAGTACAGTGCAAGTTCAGGAATGATGAGACATCCTCCCTGAACTGGTCTTCAGACAAAATAGCCAACCTGTTTGCCTATTGTCCAGATGCATATGGCTACATCGTTTTCTCGAATGCGGCAAACCTAGATGCTGTATCTAGGACACGGTACAGCAACAGATTCTCCTTCTACTCTGCAGCCGACTTATACGCCCTTGAGAAGCACACCATACTTGAAATTTGCAGGCGACTAACTGGTCAGCCACCTAAAGCAAGGAAGCACCTTGAGCCTCTCCCGCACCAGTTGGAGGCCATCAATAGCTGTGTGAAGCGATTTGAGCATGAAGAGCGTGGGCAGCTGATCCTACCATGCGGGGCCGGTAAAACACTGACAGCCCTGTGGATTAAGGAGAAGCTAAACAGTCATAACACATTGGTACTGGTACCGTCCCTTGCCCTGTTGCGACAGCTGAAGAATGATTGGGCTAAGGAGAGAATAACAAGCTACCAGTACTTATGTGTATGCTCTGAGGACACCATTAATCAGGATGTTGATGGTGATGACACAACTGTAACAAACACTTACGAACTCGGGATAAACGTAACAACTGATCCTGCTGAGATTAAGCAGTTTCTCTTGATAGGTGAAGAAGAGAGAGTTATTTTCTCAACCTATCACTCTCTTTCCTCCATCTCAGAGGCTATATGCGGAACTAGCTTCCAGTTTGATCTCATCTTCTGCGATGAGGCGCACAAGACGGCTGGTGTGGGAATGAACAAGTTTAGCCTAGTTCATGATAATACAAAAGTGCCTTCCCAGAGAAGGCTCTATGCGACAGCGACACCCAGAATAGTAAAGGAGTCCCTGAAAAAGAAGCTTGGGGAGGACTTGAAGTATGCTTATGACATGAACGACCCAGAAACATTCGGAGAGGAGTTTTATAGAATGACGTTCAAGGAGGCCATTGAAAGTGATATTCTAGTGGACTACAAGATAATAGCTATCGGGGTAAAAGATGCAGAGCTAAAAAAGTACATTGACGAGAGGCGGTTTGTAGATACGAAAGTGACCGTAGATGAGATGGCCAACAACTATGCTTTGGAGCACATCATGTCCAGGTATGGTGCGAGCCATGCTCTGACATTTCACTCAAGAGTAGCCTTGGCTGAGAATTTCTCCACACGCCATAGAAACCTGTTTCCCGACACGATTGCATATTCTGTTAATGGGAAGCAAACGACAAGTCACAGAAACCTAGTGCTGGAGGAGTTCAAGCGTTCAGAGAAAGCGGTAGTGTCCAATGCCCGTTGCTTGACTGAAGGTGTGGATGTGCCTACCATAGACTTGGTATATTTTTGTGATCCCAAAAGCTCAAAGGTTGACATTGTGCAGGCTGTTGGCAGGGCATTGAGAAAGAACAGGATAAATCCGGACAGTAAAAAAGAGGGGCTTGTCGTGGTGCCAGTGTTTCACTCTGACAGAGACAGCGTCGGAGAATCCATAAGTAACAGCTCATTCAAGAACTTGCTGCAGGTCATCAGGTCGCTCTGCGATCAGGATGAAAGGCTACAGGATGAGATAAATCGGTTGGCCCTTGGCAAGGGCAGGCGCAATTCTGGGAAGATTAGCATAGAGGATGCTTTCTTCTCCGAGGAGCAGGGGGTGATACTTTTAGAGGGGTTCGAGCAGAAACTGAAAGACTCTTTATTCGGGCAGATTGTGGAGCGAGCCTCCAATAACTGGGACCTGTTCTTTCTGCAGCTACAGGAATACATCAGCGAACACAACGAGTATCCAAATGAGAAGGAGAGCCCTGAGCTTTACAGGTGGGTAGCCCAGCAGAGAGTTAGGAGGAAAAGCGGAGCTCTGAAAAACGAGGAAATAAGAAAGCTTGACTCCATCGATTTCATTTGGGACCAGCAGGAGTGGAAATGGAACAGGATGTATGAAGAACTGGTGAACTATGCTGTCTCAAATGAGTTTGAGCCGTCAAAGGAGGAAGAGCCTGAGCTGTACAAATGGTATAAAGTAGTTAAGGCACAAGTTGCCAAAGGAAAGCTAAGAAAGGACAGGCTTGAGAGGTTCAACCGAATTGCCTTCTCAGGGTCTTCCATTGATAGAAAATGGGCCTCCCAGTACGAGAGGTTGGTGCAGTTCAGGAAGCAAAATCCAGAGCGGTGGCCGAGATACGACAGAAATCATACGGGTTCAGAGGAAAGCAAACTAGGGGTATTCTGCCAGATGGTAAGAAAGGGCTTCAAGAACAATGACCTGAGCACCTATTGGTTTGACATGCTGGCCAAGATTGACTTCAGCTTTGAAGGAGGGGCCGATACATGGAACAGGTACTACAACGAGGTTAAGGAGCAAATTGCCTCGAAGGATAAACTATCAGTGGATGATATTGGTGTCAATGCTTACACCTGGCTAACGAGGAATCACAAAAAGCTGCAGGAGGGTTCTCTTTCGGACGGTAGGGCAAAGAAAATACAGGAGCTTGGCCTTGACAGGTTCTTCATAACTTGGGATGAAGTGTTCGATAGGGTGCGGCTCTTTGTGGAGGTAAACGGGAGAACCCCAACGTATAAGGCAGACAAGCAGCTATACTCTTGGCTACAATCACAGCGGACTCGATACCAAAACGGGAACCTGCATCCAGAACAGATTGAAAAACTAGGCTCTGTAAAGTTCGATTTAGAGGGACAGGGAAAAGAGGCCAATGAGCAGAAGTGGCTCTATAAACTCGATAGTTACCAGAGTTTCCTCGAGCAGAATGGCCGGGAGCCAAGCTACTTCAACGGTGAAGGGGAAAAGCAGCTGTACAATTGGGCCGCTGCGCAGAGAGCAGCAATGGCAGGTAACCTAAGAAACCGTAAGCCACTGTCAGAGTTCAGGGTGGAGAGGCTTAATGCAATAAACTTTAACTGGGTAGGTGA
- a CDS encoding helix-turn-helix domain-containing protein, translating into MERGEINPTLSTLHALSKALNINFCKLLTL; encoded by the coding sequence ATAGAGCGAGGAGAAATAAATCCTACACTCAGTACACTTCATGCATTAAGCAAGGCCTTAAATATTAATTTCTGTAAGCTGCTAACCTTATAA